The genomic interval TTCGCCGCGCGCCATTGTTCGAGCAGGCGATAGCGTTCGGCGCGCGCCGCCGCCTGCTGCGATCCGATGATCGGCGCCGGGGGTGCGAGCGTCGAATGGGGGATATGTTCGCGCGCGCAAAAGCCCGCGACCATCCGCGCTTCGTCGTCAGACCCCTTGCGGAGGCCGTGATCGACCGTCGCCGCCCAGACCTGTCCGGGCAGCAGACTGGTCATCAACCAGAGCAGTGCCATGCTGTCGGGGCCGCCCGATACCGCGACACCGTAATGGAGCCGGTGCCAGTCGGGGCCAAGCAGCGCCGCGATGCCGCGGGCCAACCGGCCGGCGAGGTCGCGATCAGCAGCCTGCTTTTGCTTTTGCGGCGGCAGCATCGGTGCGGACATCCTGCGGCGCCTTGTCGCCATAGACTTCGTCGAGCTCGCGGAACGCCTTGCAAGCATCGGACTTGCGCCCGAGCTTGTCGAGTGCGACGCCCATATACATCAGGCTGTGCGGCGCGCGGGGGCCGCTCGGGCGGTCCTTGTAGTTATTATAGAAGGCGACCGCGGCAAGGCTAGGTTTGCCTTCGTCGAGATAGGCGCGGCCGAGCAGATTCTGCGCGAAGCTCGCATAGCTGCTCTTCGGCCATTTTTCGGCGACCGTCTTCAACTGCGCCTGCGCCTCGGGATAGAGCTTGGCGTCCCATAGCCGATAGCCATAATCATAAGCGTCCTTCGTCTCGTTGCCGGTCGACGGCACTTCGACCTTCTTGACGAGCGCGAGCCGCGCCGCATCGGGGGAGCCAGGCTTTGCAGCCGGCTTGCCGGCGGGCTTCTTCGCCGGCGCTGCGGCCACGGTGGATACGGTCGCGGGTGCCTTAACCGTGGGCGCGAGGCCCGCCGGAGTTGCGGCCGGGTCGACCGCCGCCGGATCGGCAAAGCGTTTGTCCATTTCGGCCTTATGGGCGGTGAACGCCTTTTCGAGTTCGCGTAGATGATAGGCATTCTGTTCGGTCTGGCCGGTCAGCGTCTGCAACTGTTCCTCGAGCGCATCGACCCGCGCGGTCAGGTCGATCACCGGAGCGTTGGCGCGCGAGCGTTCGCCCGGCGTGTTGTCGGGCGCGATCTCGCCTTCGAAAAAGGTCGGGTTGCCGCCGGGGAAGACCGAGCGTTGGACGGCCCGCATTTCCTTCTCGAGCCGCTCCACGCGCTTGCCGATGTTGTTGTCCTGCGCCGCCGCCGGCATGGCCGCTGCGAGCGCGATCGCCGCCGCTCCGAGAAAAGTGATCTGACGCGTCATCATCATCTGCCGTTAGGTCCCCACTGATTAACCAATTGCGCCGCCATAACGCGGCAATCGGCGCCAGCGCAAACCCATTTCGGTGCGCTGCCGTTCGAACCGGCCCGGATGGCCGGTGTTTCAGGCCCTGTTTACCCCCTAGGACGGATCGACATTTAGCCCCCGGCGGCCTGCAAATGGCGGTCTTCCGCGCTTCCGGTGCTCACGTGCCAAAAGCACGCTGCGCTCCGGGTCACGGAAAACCACCATTTTCGATTCACCAGGAACTAAATGTCGACCCGTCCTAGCCTTTGGGCTCAGCCTTTGGGGCGTGGCCCCGTGGGAGTGCTGCTCCCGCTGCCTTCGGTGCGTGCAGTCAGGTCGGCGGGTTTCAGCGAAACGCCCTTTACGAGCGTGTCGGCGGGCCCGATCGACCCGACGTCGCGGCCGCCGACAGTGACCCGCAGCGCCTGCGGGATGCTCGTGCGCAGCGTGAATTGTTCGATATAGGCGGGCGGCACCTGATAGACTTCGCCAGCTTCGAGCGTGCGCCAGTTCTCGGTCTTGCCGGTCGCATCGTCGAAGCCGATCCAGACTTCCGCAAGGCCGGTCAGCACGACTGGCGCGTTCGCCGCGACGGCAGCAGCGCCGGCTTTGGTCGCGGACGTCGGGGCGGCGTCGCTCTGCGGCGCTTCGGATTCGTCGGCGGCGCGGTTCTGCGCGGCGATCAGCGCCTCGTCGGGTTCGACCGAGAGGAAGCGCCAGACGCCATAGGCCGAGGCGAGCAGCAGCGTGACGATGACCAGCGTCCAGGTCAGCCGCGCCGTCGGCAGGCGCGCGGGATCGGTCGGCTCATAGGCCTCGTAAAGCGGCCGCGAACCATATTCGTCGTCCTCGAGCTCCTGGCGGACCGCGGCGCCGATCTCAGCCTCGGGCAAATCGACAGCGCGCGCATAGGCGCGCGCGAAACCGGTGACATAGGTCCGGCCCGGAAGTTCCGAAAAATCGGACTTCTCGATCGCGGCAAGGTGGCGCTGGGTGATGCGCGTCCGCGTCGCCACGTCGGCGAGCGACAGTCCCGCCGCCTCCCGCGCCAGCCGAAGCCGATCGCCGGTGCGCGTGATCGCCAACTCGCCCTGTTCGGGGGCGACGTCCTCATCCGTCATTGCTGTCTCCGTGCCGGTCGTTGGACCCAGGTTCGACCGTGTCGCCCGTTCATCGCATTGACGGCGCGAGAAAGTCAAATGAAGTTCGGTAAACGGCCGGTTTGAAAAGAAGCGGATTTTGGAGTTGGGGAAACTGGTTCTGGATCGAACTGGACCCGCAGTGAGAGTTGCCCGAGCAGGCGGGCTGGCCAAATGGGGCCAGCCTCGCACGGCCGCTTACGACCATGCCTCTGGTTTCGAGCATTCCTCGCAAAGGGCGTGTTCGTGAACGCGGGGCGGCGGTTCCATGAGCGGCGCGACATAGGCCTTCCAATCTTCCATCAGGGCAGCCGCGTCTATAGGTTGACTACATCTGATGCAGACGGGTTTTCTCGCGCGCCACGCCTCGTCCTTTGCATCCGCTTCCTCTTTACGTCTGCCCGGGCGCTTTCCAAAAAGCGCGCGTGCTCGGATCGATTCAAAATCATAGCCAGCGCCATAATTGTACACCCGCTTTATAGCGCCGTTTCTCGCCTCGGTCGGGCCATTTGTAAGTCGCCCGTGGTCGAAGAAGTTCAATATTTCTGTCCGCCAATCGTCGATCACGCCCGCGACGCCGGCGAAAACATGCTTGTCATCGTTCGGTATGCGAGCGCGCCACTCGTCGAGGGCCTCTTCCGCGGTGGCGCGGTCATGTAAATCCCAAATGCTAAGCAGCGCCTCTTTTGCCTCGTACGTGGCATAGAGCTCCTCTGAATTTGCGAGCCAGCCTCCGAGTTCAATTTCCTCGCTCCCACTGAGTTCTGACCTTCGTTTTAGAAAAATCCCATTCACGCCTTTGAGAGCCTTCACGCGACCGCGGTGGATCTTTCGCTGATAGCGACGGCGCGCCTCATCCATAGCGCCATTAACTTTATCGGCCATGTGCCATCGGTCGACGATAATGGCAGCCTGTGGCATCGTTCTCTTTACAGCCGTCCTATAGTAATCACACATGTCCATCGTAACCGCCTCGACATCCCCGCGGTTCGGTATCTTCATAAGAAAGTTCTGAACGGACTTCAGAGTTCGGTTACGAAGTAACTCGAACGGCCAACTGTCCTCAAGATTGATGAAGATCGCCCGCATCTGTTTATTAACTAGCGCCAGTTCGTCGATTCCGATGTGGCGGGGAGCGCGTAAATTGCGCGCATGATGTTCGGATAATCTGGCGAAATACGCTTTGCTGATCTCCCAGACGGTTGTCTCTGACACGCCAGTGTCTTCGGCCACGTGAGCAATCGGCTTCAACAGAGATTGTTTCTCGATATATTCCACCAAGC from uncultured Sphingopyxis sp. carries:
- a CDS encoding helix-turn-helix domain-containing protein, coding for MTDEDVAPEQGELAITRTGDRLRLAREAAGLSLADVATRTRITQRHLAAIEKSDFSELPGRTYVTGFARAYARAVDLPEAEIGAAVRQELEDDEYGSRPLYEAYEPTDPARLPTARLTWTLVIVTLLLASAYGVWRFLSVEPDEALIAAQNRAADESEAPQSDAAPTSATKAGAAAVAANAPVVLTGLAEVWIGFDDATGKTENWRTLEAGEVYQVPPAYIEQFTLRTSIPQALRVTVGGRDVGSIGPADTLVKGVSLKPADLTARTEGSGSSTPTGPRPKG
- a CDS encoding ISL3 family transposase — its product is MTNIMLMPDWSVSDVYVDENDTYQITATYDLAPDECARCEDPARLVKRGATTRIFVDAPVHGRHTFIHVRHNKYTCRTCGASFKQILPGMHHTRRMTKRLVEYIEKQSLLKPIAHVAEDTGVSETTVWEISKAYFARLSEHHARNLRAPRHIGIDELALVNKQMRAIFINLEDSWPFELLRNRTLKSVQNFLMKIPNRGDVEAVTMDMCDYYRTAVKRTMPQAAIIVDRWHMADKVNGAMDEARRRYQRKIHRGRVKALKGVNGIFLKRRSELSGSEEIELGGWLANSEELYATYEAKEALLSIWDLHDRATAEEALDEWRARIPNDDKHVFAGVAGVIDDWRTEILNFFDHGRLTNGPTEARNGAIKRVYNYGAGYDFESIRARALFGKRPGRRKEEADAKDEAWRARKPVCIRCSQPIDAAALMEDWKAYVAPLMEPPPRVHEHALCEECSKPEAWS